The following are encoded together in the Choristoneura fumiferana chromosome 4, NRCan_CFum_1, whole genome shotgun sequence genome:
- the LOC141427435 gene encoding uncharacterized protein has product METASSEELGERSTTRSPGRRSAPPKQPLALRLWGLLQPLARLWGLITAVVMSGAGSQLLVLGRRGAVGLLVGSACVLILETMWVAALFVDVLCRRGEYTLPLRCWDFARWSCGRARAPLYACAATALLFADITLFATISGGMLLVLATLRAAVPFSPFATHGPHSPRAGSSLLSQLDSPLPDVFYSQAAKDRCEEMTVLDLKVPERPRSASPKPPLLEL; this is encoded by the exons atggagaCTGCTTCTTCGGAGGAGCTTGGTGAACGCAGCACTACTCGGAGCCCTGGCAGAAGGTCTGCACCGCCTAAGCAGCCGCTGGCATTAAGGCTATGGGGCCTGCTGCAACCACTAGCGAGATTGTGGGGCCTTATAACAGCTGTTG TAATGAGTGGCGCGGGATCCCAACTGCTGGTACTGGGACGCAGGGGAGCGGTTGGCTTGCT GGTGGGGTCAGCGTGTGTACTAATACTTGAGACTATGTGGGTGGCAGCATTGTTCGTGGACGTGCTCTGCCGAAGGGGCGAGTACACACTACCGCTCCGGTGCTGGGACTTCGCGCGTTGGTCGTGCGGTCGTGCGCGTGCGCCTTTATATGCATGCGCAGCTACTGCACTGCTGTTCGCTGATATCACGCTATTTGCTACTATATCAG GTGGCATGTTATTGGTGCTGGCAACGCTACGGGCCGCGGTCCCGTTCTCTCCCTTTGCGACCCACGGTCCACACTCTCCCCGCGCTGGCAGCTCGCTGCTTAGTCAACTCGACTCGCCACTGCCTGACGTGTTCTACTCCCAGGCTGCTAAGGACAG ATGTGAGGAAATGACAGTTCTGGATTTAAAAGTGCCAGAGAGACCCCGCTCAGCTTCGCCGAAACCTCCCCTTTTAGAGCTATGA
- the LOC141427434 gene encoding uncharacterized protein isoform X2 encodes MLETEAVDRPTRYFAIHFYLLRFLGLGWWHHPDEDDNNNFPGLYIYYTIITEIIWVAGFVGLESIDPFIGDKDIDRFMFSLSFVITHDLTIIKLYIFLFKNRAIQDIVRTLEIDIYKFYQNNNRNRATIRSTKIMTGSFLFFGWITIGNTNVYGTIQDNRWRAEVAQLNDTSLRPPRTLPQPIYIPWKYQTDASYISTFILETVGLLWTGHIVMTIDTFIGCVEKFRVNYSYGFMTQLLSSMAAICVVMVQVSQDASSFKSIRLVTSLAFFVAMIIQLAIQCFTGNELTLQTERVSNAVMQSKWERMTPRVRRYLLMAMLRAQRPLRLTAAGFAYMDNGCFLAIMKAAYSYYAVLSQKEV; translated from the exons ATGCTTGAAACAGAAGCTGTTGATCGACCCACACGTTACTTTGCCATACACTTCTACCTCCTGAGGTTCTTAGGACTGGGATGGTGGCATCACCCTGACGAAGATGACAACAACAACTTCCCTGGCTTGTATATTTACTACACAATCATCACTGAAATCATCTGGGTTGCAGGCTTCGTTGGACTCGAATCCATCGACCCTTTCATTGGAGATAAAGACATAGACCGATTCATGTTTAGCCTCTCTTTTGTTATTACTCATGACCTGACCATTATCAAACTTTACATTTTCCTCTTCAAAAATCGTGCCATCCAAGATATTGTACGCACTCTCGAAATTGATATTtacaagttttatcaaaataacaataggaatcGTGCCACGATCAGAAGCACAAAAATAATGACAGGATCGTTTCTTTTTTTCGGATGGATTACAATTGGGAATACAAATGTTTACGGGACGATTCAAGACAATAGATGGAGGGCGGAAGTAGCTCAGCTAAACGACACATCACTTAGGCCTCCGAGAACCCTCCCTCAACCCATCTACATACCGTGGAAGTATCAAACAGATGCGTCCTACATCTCGACGTTCATTCTGGAGACAGTAGGCTTGCTGTGGACTGGTCACATAGTTATGACCATCGACACATTTATCGG TTGCGTGGAAAAGTTTCGAGTAAATTACTCCTATGGATTCATGACGCAGCTTCTGTCTAGCATGGCCGCCATTTGCGTCGTAATGGTCCAAGTTTCG CAAGATGCATCGAGTTTCAAATCAATACGCTTAGTCACATCACTGGCGTTCTTTGTAGCAATGATAATACAACTGGCTATTCAATGTTTTACGGGAAACGAGCTCACACTTCAG ACGGAGCGCGTGTCGAACGCGGTGATGCAGTCCAAATGGGAACGTATGACGCCGCGTGTACGTCGCTACCTCCTCATGGCTATGCTGAGAGCTCAACGCCCTCTTAGACTAACCGCTGCGGGGTTCGCTTATATGGACAACGGTTGCTTTCTAGCG ATAATGAAGGCTGCATACTCATACTACGCGGTTTTGAGCCAGAAAGAAGTGTAG
- the LOC141427434 gene encoding odorant receptor Or1-like isoform X1 yields MLETEAVDRPTRYFAIHFYLLRFLGLGWWHHPDEDDNNNFPGLYIYYTIITEIIWVAGFVGLESIDPFIGDKDIDRFMFSLSFVITHDLTIIKLYIFLFKNRAIQDIVRTLEIDIYKFYQNNNRNRATIRSTKIMTGSFLFFGWITIGNTNVYGTIQDNRWRAEVAQLNDTSLRPPRTLPQPIYIPWKYQTDASYISTFILETVGLLWTGHIVMTIDTFIGSVILHMSSQFVILQEAFMTSYDRALSQLVSDMPRSNNIADNMPIEYDDNVSEDSLDKMVAKVKSFYTEEQIESAVEKCVRECILQHQALISCVEKFRVNYSYGFMTQLLSSMAAICVVMVQVSQDASSFKSIRLVTSLAFFVAMIIQLAIQCFTGNELTLQTERVSNAVMQSKWERMTPRVRRYLLMAMLRAQRPLRLTAAGFAYMDNGCFLAIMKAAYSYYAVLSQKEV; encoded by the exons ATGCTTGAAACAGAAGCTGTTGATCGACCCACACGTTACTTTGCCATACACTTCTACCTCCTGAGGTTCTTAGGACTGGGATGGTGGCATCACCCTGACGAAGATGACAACAACAACTTCCCTGGCTTGTATATTTACTACACAATCATCACTGAAATCATCTGGGTTGCAGGCTTCGTTGGACTCGAATCCATCGACCCTTTCATTGGAGATAAAGACATAGACCGATTCATGTTTAGCCTCTCTTTTGTTATTACTCATGACCTGACCATTATCAAACTTTACATTTTCCTCTTCAAAAATCGTGCCATCCAAGATATTGTACGCACTCTCGAAATTGATATTtacaagttttatcaaaataacaataggaatcGTGCCACGATCAGAAGCACAAAAATAATGACAGGATCGTTTCTTTTTTTCGGATGGATTACAATTGGGAATACAAATGTTTACGGGACGATTCAAGACAATAGATGGAGGGCGGAAGTAGCTCAGCTAAACGACACATCACTTAGGCCTCCGAGAACCCTCCCTCAACCCATCTACATACCGTGGAAGTATCAAACAGATGCGTCCTACATCTCGACGTTCATTCTGGAGACAGTAGGCTTGCTGTGGACTGGTCACATAGTTATGACCATCGACACATTTATCGGGTCAGTCATCCTCCATATGAGCTCTCAGTTTGTTATATTACAAGAAGCATTCATGACTTCATATGACCGAGCTTTGTCGCAGTTAGTCAGTGATATGCCTCGTAGTAATAATATAGCCGATAATATGCCTATTGAATACGACGATAACGTAAGCGAGGATTCTTTAGATAAAATGGTAGCAAAAGTGAAGTCATTTTACACTGAAGAACAGATTGAATCTGCAGTAGAAAAATGTGTTCGTGAATGTATTCTTCAGCATCAAGCACTTATCAG TTGCGTGGAAAAGTTTCGAGTAAATTACTCCTATGGATTCATGACGCAGCTTCTGTCTAGCATGGCCGCCATTTGCGTCGTAATGGTCCAAGTTTCG CAAGATGCATCGAGTTTCAAATCAATACGCTTAGTCACATCACTGGCGTTCTTTGTAGCAATGATAATACAACTGGCTATTCAATGTTTTACGGGAAACGAGCTCACACTTCAG ACGGAGCGCGTGTCGAACGCGGTGATGCAGTCCAAATGGGAACGTATGACGCCGCGTGTACGTCGCTACCTCCTCATGGCTATGCTGAGAGCTCAACGCCCTCTTAGACTAACCGCTGCGGGGTTCGCTTATATGGACAACGGTTGCTTTCTAGCG ATAATGAAGGCTGCATACTCATACTACGCGGTTTTGAGCCAGAAAGAAGTGTAG